The following proteins are co-located in the Paludibaculum fermentans genome:
- a CDS encoding alpha/beta hydrolase: MATTVHRFCGLLCWLTAGALSAQGPAAGDRSFFPPSIVPGATALVKSIGDAAESLLRWHTPANAASWEQRRPRVEKALLTTLGLDPLPERTPLNPRLLARTDRGEFSVETVVFESRPAFPITANLYRPRSGGQTPRPAVLVPIGHYLEEGKTASEVQALCMGLAGQGFVVLTYDAIGQGERMIPGNVHHEAGYALLPLGQTIAGWMVWDSMRALDYLESLPDVDSSRIGITGNSGGGLNSLLTAALDRRVRTAAVAGFTLEFNHWIKYGGAHCACTHLPGIFRSMEWFEIASLIAPRSLLLMQGEQDEIFPIAGARRAASHTRATFELLGAAANFRFDEIAGEPHAYSRPFRERAYGWLAAQLVRRGDGTAIEEPPLRLFPEQQPPLLCASDPRIAHQRAVVDVAREAAAKRIAALGPAPAAGVGAWLHGLIGPGGDPPGFLAPRSTSVSRADGMLLEEIGFLSEDGEYVPGTLRKPDGERGPLPVVIVAHQGGRVAFWEEPISKQLAAAGWAVLAVDLRGRGETLGRFNRDRDFNYRLISSQILSGRPLPGLRAFDLLRTVDYVATRPDLSMKRIVLAGFGDDALPALMAAAVDKRVEGVAVADGFQSFVSQMRTMQVPAGNRRELRRVWNSAQIRGRFDAGGYEVDFGSVIPSALANADIADIVATIAPRRVLFRQARDAGDAGDTAERMRRAARSPDSGFDFRPALRFDAAEFLKWLRDRKDTAISATRNTRP; encoded by the coding sequence TTGGCAACGACAGTTCACCGCTTCTGCGGATTACTTTGCTGGCTGACCGCGGGCGCGCTGTCAGCACAAGGGCCGGCCGCAGGCGACCGCTCATTCTTTCCGCCGAGCATTGTTCCGGGCGCGACCGCCCTGGTCAAATCGATCGGCGATGCGGCCGAGTCCCTCCTCCGCTGGCACACTCCCGCCAATGCCGCCTCCTGGGAACAAAGAAGGCCCAGGGTGGAAAAGGCGCTCCTGACTACCCTGGGGCTTGATCCCCTTCCGGAACGCACTCCCCTGAATCCCCGCCTGCTCGCGCGCACGGACCGCGGCGAATTCTCGGTGGAGACCGTGGTCTTCGAGAGCCGGCCCGCCTTTCCGATAACGGCGAACCTTTATCGGCCGCGCTCCGGCGGCCAGACCCCGCGTCCCGCCGTTTTGGTTCCCATCGGACACTACCTGGAAGAGGGGAAGACGGCCTCCGAGGTGCAGGCGCTGTGCATGGGACTGGCCGGCCAGGGATTTGTGGTGCTGACCTACGACGCAATCGGCCAAGGTGAGCGAATGATCCCCGGCAACGTTCACCACGAGGCCGGATATGCGCTGCTGCCGCTGGGGCAGACGATTGCCGGATGGATGGTATGGGACAGCATGCGGGCCCTGGACTACCTGGAGTCGCTGCCCGATGTGGATTCGTCGCGGATTGGGATTACCGGCAACTCGGGAGGCGGACTCAACTCCTTGCTGACAGCGGCGCTGGACCGACGAGTGCGGACGGCCGCGGTCGCGGGATTCACCCTCGAGTTCAATCACTGGATTAAATATGGAGGCGCCCACTGCGCCTGCACGCACTTGCCGGGGATCTTTCGATCGATGGAGTGGTTCGAGATAGCCTCGCTCATCGCTCCGCGCTCCCTGCTCTTGATGCAGGGCGAGCAGGATGAGATCTTCCCCATCGCCGGTGCGCGGCGCGCGGCGTCGCACACGCGCGCAACCTTTGAACTTCTGGGCGCCGCCGCCAACTTCCGATTCGATGAGATTGCCGGAGAGCCTCACGCGTACTCCCGTCCTTTCCGGGAACGCGCCTACGGATGGCTAGCCGCGCAACTTGTCCGGCGCGGCGACGGTACCGCCATTGAGGAGCCACCGCTGAGACTCTTCCCGGAGCAGCAGCCGCCGCTGCTCTGTGCGTCCGATCCGCGCATCGCGCACCAGCGCGCGGTGGTGGATGTGGCGCGGGAGGCGGCCGCGAAGCGCATCGCCGCCCTGGGGCCGGCGCCTGCGGCAGGAGTGGGCGCCTGGTTACACGGACTGATCGGACCAGGGGGTGACCCTCCAGGCTTTCTCGCGCCGCGCAGCACCAGCGTGTCGCGGGCGGACGGCATGCTGCTGGAAGAAATTGGTTTCCTTAGCGAGGACGGCGAGTATGTGCCTGGCACCTTGCGGAAACCGGACGGCGAACGTGGCCCGCTGCCGGTGGTGATCGTCGCCCACCAGGGCGGGCGAGTGGCGTTCTGGGAGGAACCCATTTCGAAGCAACTTGCCGCGGCGGGGTGGGCGGTGCTGGCCGTCGACCTTCGCGGACGGGGTGAAACCCTGGGCCGCTTCAACCGGGACCGGGATTTCAACTACCGCCTGATCTCGAGCCAGATTCTCTCCGGACGGCCGCTCCCCGGACTCCGCGCCTTCGATCTATTGCGAACCGTGGACTACGTAGCCACCCGTCCGGATCTTTCGATGAAGCGCATCGTCTTAGCCGGTTTTGGCGACGATGCTCTTCCGGCGCTGATGGCCGCGGCAGTGGACAAGCGTGTCGAAGGCGTCGCCGTGGCCGACGGCTTTCAGAGTTTCGTATCCCAGATGAGAACGATGCAGGTGCCGGCCGGCAACCGCAGGGAACTGCGGCGTGTGTGGAACTCGGCTCAGATCCGCGGCAGGTTTGATGCGGGCGGTTACGAAGTGGACTTCGGGTCGGTGATTCCGTCCGCCCTTGCCAACGCGGATATCGCCGACATCGTGGCGACCATCGCACCGAGGCGCGTCCTATTCCGGCAGGCGCGCGACGCCGGGGACGCTGGCGATACAGCCGAGCGTATGCGGCGCGCGGCGCGATCGCCCGATTCCGGATTCGACTTCCGGCCTGCGCTGCGTTTCGACGCGGCTGAGTTTCTCAAATGGCTCCGCGATCGAAAGGACACCGCCATATCGGCGACGAGGAACACACGACCGTGA
- a CDS encoding Gfo/Idh/MocA family protein gives MTSLLAQSSTRSGLLTAAAVGALSAAEPAETLRVAVVGLGNRRYFLLTKLLSLPGVTIVADCDVNPAAVAAASQSAERARQLPAQYSDFRVMFDIDKSIQAVVMAVPDPLHKEIYVAVLEMGKHLYAEKPLALNVEDGRAVVDATARAGGVFQSGVQLRYDPARNAAVRFVQGGRMGRVLIMQGTRHGRDIPRHLSWHFDRNKSGDIIVDQGIHRLDMFTWIAGAPPLRAAGCGGRIPLRHRQCDDFGLPAGLDSIRGPAYPTLARQGHQTPERWIRVCTSVGRRRGPAEVDAYSSSYRLPGGRPRSAPRHLHPPGRDPRLGLRRRKRPVYR, from the coding sequence GTGACTTCACTCCTAGCCCAATCCTCAACCCGGAGTGGCCTGCTGACGGCCGCTGCCGTGGGCGCACTCTCCGCAGCGGAGCCGGCAGAAACGCTGCGCGTTGCCGTCGTCGGACTCGGCAACCGCAGGTACTTTCTGCTGACGAAGCTGCTGAGCCTGCCCGGCGTCACAATCGTGGCCGATTGCGATGTGAATCCCGCGGCAGTCGCCGCTGCCAGCCAAAGTGCTGAACGCGCGCGGCAACTCCCGGCGCAGTACAGCGATTTTCGCGTCATGTTCGACATCGACAAGAGCATCCAGGCGGTGGTGATGGCCGTTCCGGATCCCTTGCACAAGGAGATATACGTCGCAGTTCTCGAGATGGGCAAGCATCTCTACGCGGAGAAGCCCCTGGCGCTGAACGTGGAAGACGGGCGTGCCGTTGTGGACGCCACCGCCCGGGCGGGCGGAGTTTTCCAGTCCGGCGTCCAGCTTCGTTATGACCCGGCGCGTAACGCCGCGGTGCGGTTTGTGCAAGGCGGCAGAATGGGACGCGTGCTGATCATGCAGGGCACGCGGCACGGCAGGGACATCCCGCGTCATCTGAGCTGGCACTTCGACAGGAACAAGTCCGGCGACATTATCGTGGACCAAGGCATCCACAGGCTCGACATGTTCACCTGGATCGCAGGAGCGCCACCGCTTCGCGCCGCCGGCTGTGGTGGGCGGATTCCGCTTCGACATCGGCAATGTGATGATTTCGGGCTACCGGCAGGATTGGATTCGATCCGTGGGCCGGCGTATCCGACGCTTGCACGCCAAGGACATCAAACTCCAGAGCGCTGGATTCGAGTTTGTACCTCTGTTGGAAGGCGGCGTGGACCGGCCGAAGTTGATGCCTACTCTTCGAGCTATCGACTACCGGGGGGGCGGCCCAGATCCGCTCCGCGGCATCTCCACCCGCCAGGACGAGATCCTCGCCTTGGTTTGAGGCGGCGCAAACGCCCGGTTTACCGTTAA
- a CDS encoding TonB-dependent receptor, protein MKLRRITALTLAGLLLFGGVGFAQSAQGSITVAVTDPQGSAVPGAKVIVTGADTNVARTGTTGPEGLFTFANLEPGNYLVGITVPGFTDLKSRVIVLTAAQSARFDARLQIGGSSQSVEVTATPPAMNTENAAISSVQTGEQILAAPTMRAVMQMAGLTPSTVFDGSGLMIGGNRNNFLNLTIDGIQTMQNAYGGQSGPLTNDQSYESIAEVVVMESNNSAEFPGVATMMTTTKSGGNRLHGSGFYTTDNSALNAGPLNQGSNRSQGIIGPLLQWWGGSVGGPVELPKIYRGRQKTFFFFTEEHRTFPLAAGNASTGTTTVPTQAFVAGDFSALLDPINGAIQLKNPLTGTPIPGNKLGNAGLQINPVSKAFTQFYPAPNYSGTSSNPNSYLNNYRNTVFGPEHIDRFDIKIDHHIGDKDVLSGRITRQTDPWQRSYNAPVPGYGFLQVRNSTNDYFSETHIFTPVLVNEFRLGFGRDASFRTPQQDGNTFLKAIGLNLGTTVPAGTPGLPDMEINNFFDLYPNPIATNISQQYELLDNLSFHWGKHSFKTGVLVRYGNPVLNTQNNQFGQFNFNGQYTGFGLADFMLGYPSQVRLKGPALPRYNRKTDTGVYLNDTWNVTPKLTLTLGLRWEYFMPSVDNNDRRVNWNPATQAVVVPSKEALPYMSVPLDIPVEISPSGFPGRSLMYGNWKNFGPRVGLAYRLNSRTVFRGGYGVYYGALIASYQDNFGPGSQDVFSSKSLRLFNTTPTPTLQFPNPFANSQASNGVCAAEADCGDSITATDPHLKTPMIQQWNLTFERDLGHSMVARATYRGSMSTQLPVFYNLNLPKAGTSDLTNVYLYSRWTGGNINYETDGAIQKSNSLDLALVRNFAQGLQFQAAYTYSKNMTDQNISNGEVGTPSNPYDRHYDWGNNTLVPRQRFVPNVVWTLPTGRGQALLSSASKTVDAVVGGWELSSAIVIQSGQYFSPIYQGTSWLQNRNGGATRPDCTGAKPYTGNSHWAWDNNAVYLNTAAFSVPAAGLYGNCAANSLVGPGAWTVNFGVHKSFHLGEKVSLKLQGNFMNLFNHANPGLPNNDLSSGGMGQITGTTSGNQLLNPTVTNNNGERHIWLGARFQF, encoded by the coding sequence ATGAAGCTTCGGAGAATAACAGCACTGACACTTGCCGGGCTCTTGTTGTTTGGGGGCGTCGGTTTCGCGCAATCCGCCCAAGGCTCAATCACCGTGGCGGTGACGGACCCGCAAGGCTCCGCTGTGCCCGGCGCAAAGGTGATCGTGACCGGCGCTGATACCAACGTGGCGCGCACCGGAACCACCGGTCCCGAGGGGCTGTTCACGTTCGCGAATCTCGAACCGGGGAACTACCTAGTCGGCATCACAGTGCCCGGCTTCACGGACCTGAAGAGCAGGGTCATCGTGCTTACGGCGGCGCAAAGCGCCCGGTTCGACGCCCGGCTTCAGATCGGCGGCTCCAGTCAAAGCGTCGAGGTGACCGCCACTCCCCCGGCGATGAACACGGAGAACGCGGCCATCTCGTCGGTCCAGACAGGCGAGCAGATTCTTGCCGCCCCCACCATGCGCGCGGTCATGCAGATGGCGGGCTTGACGCCCTCTACCGTTTTCGATGGCAGCGGCCTGATGATCGGCGGGAACCGCAACAACTTCCTGAACCTCACCATCGACGGCATCCAGACCATGCAGAACGCCTACGGCGGTCAGTCGGGCCCTCTCACCAATGATCAGTCCTATGAATCCATCGCGGAAGTGGTGGTGATGGAGAGCAACAACTCAGCCGAATTCCCCGGTGTCGCCACGATGATGACGACCACAAAAAGCGGCGGGAACCGGTTGCATGGAAGCGGCTTCTATACCACTGACAACAGCGCCTTGAACGCGGGACCGCTGAATCAGGGATCCAACCGGTCGCAAGGGATCATCGGACCCCTACTTCAATGGTGGGGCGGAAGCGTGGGCGGGCCGGTGGAACTGCCCAAAATATACCGTGGCCGCCAGAAGACCTTTTTCTTCTTCACCGAGGAACACCGGACGTTCCCTCTCGCCGCCGGCAACGCGAGCACCGGCACCACCACGGTTCCCACACAGGCATTTGTCGCCGGCGATTTCTCAGCACTGCTCGACCCGATCAACGGTGCGATTCAACTCAAGAATCCGCTCACCGGCACACCGATTCCAGGAAACAAACTCGGCAATGCCGGCCTCCAGATCAACCCGGTTTCCAAGGCCTTTACCCAGTTCTATCCAGCTCCGAACTACTCCGGCACCTCCAGCAATCCCAATAGCTACCTGAACAACTACCGCAACACCGTTTTCGGCCCCGAGCACATAGACCGCTTCGATATCAAGATCGATCACCACATCGGCGACAAGGACGTGTTGTCCGGACGCATCACCCGCCAGACCGACCCATGGCAGCGAAGCTACAACGCACCTGTCCCCGGCTATGGATTCCTCCAGGTTCGCAACAGCACCAACGACTATTTCTCCGAGACCCATATCTTCACGCCGGTGCTCGTGAACGAGTTCCGCCTGGGCTTTGGGCGCGACGCCTCATTTCGCACTCCGCAACAGGACGGCAATACCTTCCTGAAAGCCATTGGCCTCAATCTCGGAACCACCGTCCCCGCCGGAACTCCCGGTTTGCCGGACATGGAGATCAACAACTTCTTCGACCTTTACCCCAACCCGATCGCAACCAACATCAGCCAACAGTACGAACTGCTCGACAACCTGAGTTTCCACTGGGGGAAGCACTCGTTCAAGACCGGCGTCCTAGTTCGCTATGGCAACCCGGTCCTCAACACCCAGAACAACCAGTTCGGACAATTCAACTTCAACGGTCAATACACAGGTTTCGGCTTAGCCGACTTCATGTTGGGATACCCGTCGCAGGTTCGGCTCAAAGGACCCGCGCTGCCCCGCTACAATCGAAAAACTGACACGGGCGTCTATCTCAACGACACCTGGAACGTTACGCCCAAACTGACCCTAACGCTGGGCCTGCGTTGGGAGTACTTCATGCCGTCGGTGGATAACAACGACAGGCGGGTCAACTGGAACCCCGCCACCCAGGCCGTCGTTGTGCCGTCGAAGGAGGCGTTGCCCTATATGAGCGTCCCGCTGGATATCCCCGTTGAGATCTCTCCGTCCGGATTCCCGGGACGTTCTCTTATGTACGGAAACTGGAAGAATTTCGGCCCGCGCGTCGGCCTGGCCTACCGGCTGAACAGCCGAACCGTCTTCCGGGGCGGCTATGGCGTCTATTATGGCGCACTGATCGCATCCTATCAGGACAACTTCGGCCCTGGAAGCCAGGACGTCTTCTCCTCAAAATCCCTGAGGCTCTTTAACACCACTCCAACACCGACCCTCCAGTTCCCAAATCCGTTTGCCAACTCCCAGGCATCGAACGGCGTGTGCGCCGCGGAAGCCGACTGCGGAGACAGCATCACCGCCACCGATCCGCACTTGAAAACGCCCATGATTCAGCAGTGGAACCTGACCTTCGAGCGCGACCTCGGACATTCGATGGTCGCCCGAGCCACCTATCGCGGCTCCATGTCGACGCAGCTGCCGGTCTTCTACAATCTGAACCTTCCCAAGGCCGGCACTTCCGACCTCACGAACGTCTATTTGTATTCACGCTGGACCGGCGGGAATATCAACTACGAGACCGACGGTGCCATCCAGAAGAGCAACTCCCTCGATTTGGCGCTCGTTCGAAATTTCGCGCAAGGCCTGCAGTTCCAGGCGGCCTACACTTACTCGAAGAATATGACCGACCAGAACATCAGCAACGGTGAGGTCGGGACGCCGAGCAACCCTTACGACCGCCATTACGACTGGGGCAACAATACTCTCGTGCCACGGCAGCGCTTCGTCCCAAACGTGGTGTGGACGCTTCCCACGGGTCGCGGCCAAGCCCTACTTTCCAGTGCGTCCAAGACAGTGGACGCTGTTGTCGGCGGCTGGGAGCTTTCCAGTGCGATCGTGATCCAGAGCGGCCAGTACTTCTCCCCCATCTACCAAGGCACGTCCTGGCTGCAGAATCGCAACGGCGGCGCCACCCGTCCGGATTGCACCGGCGCCAAGCCATACACCGGCAATTCCCACTGGGCCTGGGACAATAACGCCGTATATCTGAACACCGCCGCGTTTTCGGTGCCCGCAGCCGGACTCTATGGCAATTGTGCTGCGAATTCCCTTGTGGGTCCCGGAGCCTGGACCGTCAACTTTGGCGTGCACAAGAGCTTCCACTTAGGGGAGAAAGTCAGCCTGAAGCTGCAGGGTAACTTCATGAACCTGTTCAACCACGCCAACCCCGGCCTTCCGAACAACGACCTTAGTTCGGGCGGGATGGGGCAAATCACCGGCACCACGAGCGGGAACCAGTTGCTCAATCCCACGGTCACCAATAACAATGGCGAGCGTCACATCTGGCTGGGCGCGCGGTTTCAATTCTAG
- a CDS encoding sugar phosphate isomerase/epimerase family protein, with protein MLRRREFLATLSCAPLAAGAAGYEPVIAAQAYIFSQVYAMHGQKIDDHFSEVFETLKEAGFHTLELVSQFFAPDVVTNTAQTLMLSRMKCPVVYNGGVMHTADGAKQTIQETVALAKRVKAVGPLELINFNANPKPNKEPKTDAELALQAESLNRLAKDLKKTGVRLMLHQHDAEMAQDAREWRHMLKNTDPKLVEICLDVHWVLRGGQDPMTLLKEAAPRLAALHLRNSQKGVWTEAFGEGEVDYTAVAAFLKQGAFHGYLVVELAYDKETQMTKSLEVNLKSSREYAEKVFEVKA; from the coding sequence ATGCTTCGACGCCGCGAATTCCTCGCGACCCTCTCCTGCGCCCCTCTGGCTGCCGGTGCTGCCGGCTATGAGCCCGTCATCGCCGCTCAGGCCTACATCTTCAGTCAGGTCTATGCCATGCACGGCCAGAAGATCGACGATCACTTCTCCGAGGTCTTCGAGACGCTCAAAGAGGCTGGCTTCCATACCCTGGAACTCGTCAGCCAGTTCTTCGCCCCCGATGTGGTCACGAACACTGCGCAAACCCTCATGCTGAGCCGCATGAAATGCCCCGTGGTCTACAACGGCGGAGTCATGCACACCGCCGATGGCGCCAAGCAGACCATCCAGGAGACCGTCGCGCTGGCCAAGCGCGTAAAAGCGGTCGGGCCGCTCGAGTTGATCAACTTCAACGCCAACCCAAAGCCCAACAAGGAGCCCAAGACCGACGCGGAGCTCGCGCTGCAGGCGGAGAGCTTGAACCGGTTGGCCAAGGATCTGAAAAAGACAGGCGTCCGCCTGATGCTGCATCAGCACGACGCGGAAATGGCCCAGGACGCCCGCGAGTGGCGTCACATGCTGAAAAACACAGATCCAAAGCTGGTCGAGATTTGCCTCGACGTCCATTGGGTATTGCGCGGCGGTCAGGATCCGATGACCCTGCTGAAGGAGGCCGCGCCGCGCCTCGCCGCCCTCCATCTCCGCAATTCGCAAAAGGGCGTCTGGACCGAGGCCTTCGGTGAGGGCGAAGTGGATTACACGGCCGTAGCGGCTTTCCTCAAGCAAGGTGCCTTCCATGGCTATCTGGTGGTCGAACTGGCCTATGACAAGGAGACCCAGATGACCAAGAGTCTGGAAGTGAACCTGAAGAGCAGCCGCGAATACGCGGAAAAGGTCTTCGAAGTCAAAGCCTAG
- a CDS encoding carboxypeptidase-like regulatory domain-containing protein, translating to MPNQFAICLFVLTCAAGAQQVQGPKQQNQKPASVEGVVVNDLTREPIRRAEVLLSLMKPGTQMGPNQPSSAVTDAEGRFRVTELEAGQYVVYLRRQGFVMAGNASAGSAIRLQLTAGQELKGLRYTLTPQAVIAGRVFDDEGEPAQGAQVTVLRPRRIRGKNTWLPDGQNVRTNDKGEFRVANIQAGRYVVMAQAWMQVAVEAGTAQRPATSYVATFYPGVTEATQATMVEATPGAELTGFDITLKRVPVFKVRGKVLTAEGQPAKNFHASMGSREGGVFGVAGRMTQGKEDGSFEMTGVPNGAWVLIVNSGRGGPPGGPGDQQTTTVPVEVANQDIEGLEVRFTPPFTLQGNVVVEAATDEQKAVLSGFNVSLQPEANTFVMGGQPARTQADGSFSLRVGSPGKYILNAYNPSATGLYLAAVRFGNENHLFRPVDLSGGSAGPVKIVFRGDGGKVSGNLDLPEEKKSHGEGMAVLIPVDPELRSSTMGRNVRMVDQNGGFQFDSVRPGEYYLAVTTTSDYSAVQDIDQAKDFDSKATKVKVVAGGSTSVQVKPLEPADK from the coding sequence ATGCCCAACCAGTTTGCCATCTGCCTCTTCGTTTTGACTTGCGCGGCCGGAGCGCAACAAGTGCAAGGACCCAAGCAGCAGAACCAGAAGCCGGCCAGTGTGGAAGGCGTGGTGGTGAATGATCTGACCAGGGAGCCGATACGGCGGGCCGAGGTCCTGCTCAGCCTGATGAAGCCGGGCACCCAGATGGGCCCAAACCAGCCTTCCTCCGCCGTGACGGATGCGGAGGGCCGATTCCGGGTGACCGAACTGGAAGCCGGGCAGTATGTCGTTTACCTTCGCCGGCAAGGGTTCGTCATGGCCGGTAACGCGTCGGCAGGCTCGGCCATCCGGCTGCAGTTGACCGCTGGCCAGGAGCTAAAAGGCCTCCGATACACCCTGACGCCACAAGCCGTGATTGCCGGGCGGGTGTTCGACGACGAGGGTGAACCGGCGCAGGGTGCCCAGGTGACGGTGTTGCGGCCGCGCAGGATTCGCGGGAAGAACACATGGCTGCCAGACGGCCAGAACGTTCGAACGAACGACAAAGGCGAGTTCCGGGTAGCCAATATCCAGGCGGGCCGGTATGTGGTGATGGCGCAGGCCTGGATGCAGGTGGCGGTGGAGGCCGGCACTGCTCAGCGGCCCGCCACGAGCTATGTAGCCACGTTCTATCCCGGAGTGACGGAAGCGACCCAGGCCACGATGGTGGAGGCGACGCCCGGCGCGGAGCTCACGGGGTTCGACATCACGCTGAAACGCGTGCCCGTCTTCAAGGTCCGGGGCAAGGTTCTGACGGCGGAAGGTCAGCCGGCGAAGAACTTCCATGCGTCGATGGGTTCACGGGAAGGCGGAGTCTTCGGGGTGGCCGGGCGTATGACCCAGGGCAAGGAGGATGGCAGCTTCGAGATGACGGGTGTACCCAACGGCGCATGGGTACTGATCGTCAACAGCGGCCGGGGCGGGCCTCCTGGCGGTCCAGGGGATCAACAAACCACGACGGTCCCCGTGGAAGTTGCCAATCAGGATATCGAAGGTCTGGAGGTGCGCTTCACTCCGCCGTTTACGCTGCAGGGGAACGTCGTGGTGGAGGCCGCGACGGACGAGCAGAAAGCGGTGCTTTCCGGCTTCAATGTCTCCCTTCAACCAGAAGCGAATACCTTCGTGATGGGCGGGCAACCGGCGCGCACGCAGGCGGACGGCTCGTTCTCGTTGCGGGTGGGTTCCCCGGGCAAGTACATCCTCAACGCGTACAATCCTTCGGCCACCGGGCTGTACCTGGCCGCGGTGCGCTTCGGGAACGAGAATCACTTATTCAGGCCGGTGGACCTGAGCGGCGGCTCCGCCGGACCGGTGAAGATCGTCTTCCGCGGCGACGGAGGGAAGGTCTCCGGCAACCTGGACCTGCCCGAGGAAAAGAAGAGCCATGGCGAGGGGATGGCGGTGCTGATCCCCGTGGATCCGGAATTGCGGAGTTCGACGATGGGGCGGAACGTGCGGATGGTGGACCAGAACGGCGGCTTCCAGTTCGACTCGGTCCGGCCGGGCGAATACTACTTGGCCGTCACTACGACTTCCGATTACAGCGCGGTGCAGGATATCGACCAGGCAAAGGACTTTGACAGCAAGGCGACCAAAGTCAAAGTAGTGGCGGGCGGCAGCACCAGTGTACAGGTGAAGCCGCTTGAACCAGCGGACAAGTAA
- a CDS encoding carboxypeptidase-like regulatory domain-containing protein, which produces MRTAWLAALVLGGLCLWAQSDPAEQVCTVEGTVVDARTQAGIPGVRVTAMMTLEGRDNLRSSGMGAFTDSNGKFRLTKVKPGQYFLSAAKADFEPTRRRPVLLPALEAGRELKGVRVELQPLATLSGRVVNENGDPVSGATVELMARVSAFNRKSISSTGGAASTDDRGIFLIHRASPGHYLLSATHMESRNVIYPLRGGGVSGYVRTFLPGVSDPEQARWLEVTPGSEQNGLEIQLRREPVYRVRGLALDESGAPVPRFVVNVQSGLGIAPLQNRTFMNGQFEIEGLRPGQYSLMARSVTMGDSGQSARVALNLGQGDVDNLQIRLSPGMRLQCTAILEGAGERKPDWQRVEVVPMFLAPLGPAADQRVKPAADGSFVLEIAGSGSMWFKVTGQPAAGTYLAEIRSGPENLLDREVDASSGLQSPMRFVFRTGSARLSGQVEDANGRPASAGASVLAFDADAAKRSLGSAISASVKADGSFELAELPPSDYLVYATMEEELRPFGVTQAPEDLEQRATKVRLPAGGTQAVRLKLTEEKTK; this is translated from the coding sequence ATGAGAACAGCATGGCTCGCGGCGCTGGTGTTGGGCGGACTGTGCCTGTGGGCCCAGAGCGATCCGGCCGAGCAGGTGTGCACGGTGGAAGGAACGGTCGTCGATGCGCGTACGCAGGCGGGGATCCCGGGTGTGCGGGTGACCGCCATGATGACTTTGGAGGGGAGAGACAATCTGCGCTCCTCGGGGATGGGCGCGTTCACGGATAGCAACGGGAAGTTCCGGCTGACAAAGGTGAAGCCAGGCCAGTACTTCCTGTCAGCGGCGAAGGCGGATTTCGAGCCCACTCGCCGGCGCCCGGTATTGCTTCCGGCGCTGGAGGCAGGAAGGGAGCTGAAGGGCGTGCGGGTCGAACTCCAACCCCTGGCCACACTCAGCGGACGGGTGGTGAACGAGAACGGCGATCCGGTCTCCGGCGCGACCGTGGAGCTGATGGCCCGAGTCTCCGCATTCAACCGGAAATCGATCTCCTCCACAGGGGGCGCGGCCAGCACCGACGACCGGGGCATTTTCCTGATCCACCGTGCTTCGCCCGGCCATTACCTGTTGTCCGCCACCCATATGGAATCGCGCAATGTGATCTACCCGTTGCGCGGGGGCGGGGTGAGCGGCTATGTGAGGACCTTTCTTCCAGGGGTCTCTGATCCGGAGCAGGCACGATGGCTGGAAGTGACGCCCGGATCGGAGCAGAACGGTCTGGAGATTCAACTTCGGCGGGAGCCCGTGTACCGGGTCAGGGGGCTCGCGCTGGATGAAAGCGGCGCACCGGTGCCGCGTTTCGTGGTCAATGTGCAGTCCGGCCTGGGTATCGCTCCGCTGCAAAACAGGACCTTCATGAATGGCCAGTTCGAGATCGAGGGTCTGCGTCCAGGCCAGTATTCGCTGATGGCCCGCTCGGTCACGATGGGCGACAGCGGGCAGAGCGCCCGAGTTGCCCTGAACCTGGGGCAGGGCGACGTCGACAATCTGCAGATCCGGCTCTCGCCTGGAATGCGGCTGCAGTGTACCGCGATCCTGGAAGGTGCGGGAGAGCGGAAGCCGGATTGGCAGCGGGTGGAAGTGGTGCCGATGTTCCTGGCGCCTCTGGGGCCGGCCGCCGACCAACGGGTCAAGCCCGCCGCGGACGGCTCCTTCGTCCTGGAAATTGCCGGCTCTGGTTCCATGTGGTTCAAGGTGACGGGCCAGCCCGCCGCCGGCACTTACCTGGCTGAGATCCGCAGCGGCCCGGAGAACCTGCTGGATCGCGAGGTGGATGCATCCTCCGGGCTGCAAAGCCCGATGCGATTCGTCTTTCGCACCGGCAGCGCGAGGCTCAGCGGCCAGGTGGAGGATGCCAACGGCCGGCCCGCCTCGGCGGGCGCGAGCGTACTGGCCTTCGACGCGGATGCAGCCAAGCGGAGCTTGGGCTCGGCCATCAGCGCGAGTGTCAAGGCGGACGGCTCCTTCGAGTTGGCGGAGTTGCCGCCATCGGATTATCTGGTCTACGCAACGATGGAAGAGGAACTGCGCCCCTTTGGAGTGACACAGGCTCCGGAAGATCTGGAACAGCGCGCTACTAAGGTTCGCCTGCCGGCGGGTGGAACGCAGGCGGTCCGGCTGAAGTTAACCGAGGAAAAGACGAAGTGA